A genomic region of Mycobacterium senriense contains the following coding sequences:
- a CDS encoding acetolactate synthase large subunit — translation MSKAAELIVKCLENEGVSVVFGVPGEENIRFVQALAASHIRYVLTRHEQAASFMAEMYGRVTGRAAVVSATLGPGAINMQLGVADATTNSTPLVAISAQVGHDREFKESHQYVDLVSMFAPITRWAAGIPTARAIPEMVRKAFKVSEAERPAAVYLAVPEHIDADEADYDLRPLPRNVVRPDAPAPRQVARAVDVLRGAKRPVVLAGHGAARADATKALVRFSEEFGIQVANTFHGKGVMPDDHPNSIGTLGFMRHDYVNFGFDNADAVIAVGYELQEFDPVRINPQADKKIIHIHRFPAEVDAHYSVDVGIIGDISDSLNALTDALSGHTFNHAAEVPGSGLLAEEFARGQEDSRYPLAPARVVADTRAALGRSDIVLVDTGATKMWMARLYPTYERNTCLISNGLSTMSFALPGALGVKLAQPDCKVLAVVGDGAFLMNSQEIETAVRERIPLVVLIWEDGGYGLIEWKMDLELGEHHYVKFGNPDIIKYAESFGAKGYRINSAEELLPTLRTALDDDGVSLISCPVDYSENLRLTDRLGELDETL, via the coding sequence ATGAGCAAAGCCGCTGAGCTGATCGTCAAGTGCCTGGAAAACGAGGGTGTTTCCGTCGTATTCGGGGTGCCCGGCGAGGAGAACATCCGGTTCGTGCAGGCGCTGGCGGCATCACACATCCGCTACGTGCTGACCCGGCACGAGCAGGCCGCCTCCTTCATGGCCGAGATGTACGGCAGGGTCACCGGGCGCGCGGCGGTGGTGTCGGCGACGCTGGGGCCCGGCGCGATCAACATGCAGCTCGGGGTGGCCGACGCCACCACCAACAGCACCCCGCTGGTCGCCATCTCCGCGCAGGTGGGTCACGACCGGGAGTTCAAGGAGTCCCACCAGTACGTCGACCTGGTGTCGATGTTCGCCCCGATCACCCGGTGGGCGGCGGGCATCCCGACCGCGCGCGCCATCCCCGAGATGGTGCGCAAGGCGTTCAAAGTCTCCGAGGCGGAACGCCCGGCCGCGGTCTACCTTGCGGTGCCCGAGCACATCGACGCCGACGAGGCCGACTACGACCTGCGACCGTTGCCGCGCAACGTCGTCCGCCCCGACGCCCCGGCCCCCCGCCAGGTGGCGCGCGCCGTCGACGTCCTGCGCGGCGCGAAGCGCCCGGTGGTGCTGGCCGGGCATGGCGCCGCGCGCGCCGACGCCACCAAAGCCCTGGTGCGCTTCTCCGAAGAGTTCGGCATCCAGGTGGCCAACACCTTCCACGGCAAGGGCGTCATGCCCGACGACCACCCCAACAGCATCGGCACGCTGGGCTTCATGCGGCACGACTACGTCAACTTCGGGTTCGACAACGCCGACGCCGTCATCGCCGTCGGCTACGAGTTGCAGGAGTTCGACCCGGTGCGGATCAACCCGCAGGCCGACAAGAAGATCATCCATATTCACCGGTTCCCGGCGGAGGTCGACGCGCACTACTCGGTAGACGTGGGGATCATCGGTGACATCAGCGATTCGCTGAACGCCCTGACCGACGCGCTGTCCGGCCACACCTTCAATCACGCCGCCGAAGTGCCCGGCTCGGGCCTGTTGGCCGAGGAATTCGCACGGGGTCAAGAGGATTCGCGCTATCCGCTGGCGCCGGCGCGGGTGGTCGCCGACACCCGCGCCGCCCTGGGCCGCAGTGACATCGTGCTGGTCGACACCGGCGCCACCAAGATGTGGATGGCCCGGCTCTACCCGACGTACGAGCGGAACACCTGCCTGATCTCAAACGGGTTGTCCACCATGAGTTTTGCCCTGCCTGGGGCGCTGGGTGTCAAGTTGGCGCAGCCGGATTGCAAGGTGCTGGCCGTCGTCGGCGACGGCGCGTTCCTGATGAACTCGCAGGAGATCGAGACCGCCGTGCGCGAGCGCATCCCGCTGGTGGTGCTGATCTGGGAGGACGGCGGTTACGGCCTCATCGAATGGAAGATGGACCTCGAGCTCGGCGAGCATCACTACGTGAAGTTCGGCAACCCCGACATCATCAAGTACGCGGAAAGCTTCGGCGCCAAGGGATATCGGATCAACAGCGCCGAGGAGCTGCTGCCGACGCTGCGGACCGCGCTCGACGACGACGGCGTCTCGCTGATCAGTTGCCCGGTCGACTACTCCGAGAATCTGCGGTTGACCGACCGCCTCGGCGAGCTGGACGAAACGCTGTAA